The Bacillus sp. B-jedd sequence CTTCAGGAATGGATGCTCCTTGGAACGAACAAAAAAATATTTGAATGGCTATATAGCGGGAAAGTTGTTTTCGATAGAAATGAATACTTCAAAAAACTTCTAATAGAATTCAGGGATTTCCCGTTTTACGGACGAAAAATAAAAATGGGAATTGAATTTGCGAAATTAATCCGCCGCTACCTTGATGGAAAGGCTTTTTTTGATAATGGCCAATATCTTGATGCGTTTAATCATGTTGTCCATTCCCTGCACCATCTCGCCCGCCTGGCGGTGATCGAAAACGGATTCCATCCCGAGTTAACCGTCTGGAATCAGGTAAAGCAAATTGATCCCGAGCTTTTTAAGTTGTATGAGGAGCTTGTAACTAGTGATGAGGGGATTGAAAAAAGGCTGGAGCTGCTGTTCCTTGCTAGCGAATTTCTAATCCATTCCAGAACAAAGGTCGGAGCGGCCCATCTGCTTGATGTTTTAAAAACAAAAGATGAATGGACAATCGGTGAAATAATGAATGATGAGGAACTTAAACACTATTCTGTAGACCTGAGTGTCCTCCTCGAGTATCTTGCTGAAAAGCAGCTGGTTGAAGCATTTCGAGTTGAAACAAAAAGTGCCGGCCTATTTCATCGATATTACCGGATTGGCTATGAGTCATAAATATTATTTCAAAAAAACAAAAAGGTATTGACCAAGAACAAAAAACTTGTTATATTAATATCCGTCGCTGCGAAATGAACTAAACTTCTTTCGAAAGCGGCGGATTAAAAAGCTATTGACACAGCTTGAAACTTCATGTTATATTATTAAAGTCGCCTCTTGCGGCAGCGTGAAAGTTTTAAGTTATAAATTGTTCTTTGAAAACTAAACAAACAAGCGTCAACAAACAATATTTATCATGATCTTCGGATCATGAGCCAACGTAACTTTATGAGCTAAACTCATACTCTTTCTTGGAGAGTTTGATCCTGGCTCAGGACGAACGCTGGCGGCGTGCCTAATACATGCAAGTCGAGCGGAGGTTTTGAAAGCTTGCTTTCGAAACTTCAGCGGCGGACGGGTGAGTAACACGTGGGCAACCTGCCTGTAAGACTGGGATAACTCCGGGAAACCGGGGCTAATACCGGATAACCCTCATTGACACATGTCGATGAGCTGAAAGACGGTTTCGGCTGTCACTTACAGATGGGCCCGCGGCGCATTAGCTAGTTGGTGGGGTAATGGCCCACCAAGGCGACGATGCGTAGCCGACCTGAGAGGGTGATCGGCCACACTGGGACTGAGACACGGCCCAGACTCCTACGGGAGGCAGCAGTAGGGAATCTTCCGCAATGGACGAAAGTCTGACGGAGCAACGCCGCGTGAGCGAAGAAGGCCTTCGGGTCGTAAAGCTCTGTTGTCAGGGAAGAACAAGTACCGGAGTAACTGCCGGTACCTTGACGGTACCTGACCAGAAAGCCACGGCTAACTACGTGCCAGCAGCCGCGGTAATACGTAGGTGGCAAGCGTTGTCCGGAATTATTGGGCGTAAAGCGCGCGCAGGCGGCCTCTTAAGTCTGATGTGAAAGCCCACGGCTCAACCGTGGAGGGTCATTGGAAACTGGGGGGCTTGAGTGCAGAAGAGGAGAGTGGAATTCCACGTGTAGCGGTGAAATGCGTAGAGATGTGGAGGAACACCAGTGGCGAAGGCGACTCTCTGGTCTGTAACTGACGCTGAGGCGCGAAAGCGTGGGGAGCGAACAGGATTAGATACCCTGGTAGTCCACGCCGTAAACGATGAGTGCTAAGTGTTAGAGGGTTTCCGCCCTTTAGTGCTGCAGCAAACGCATTAAGCACTCCGCCTGGGGAGTACGGCCGCAAGGCTGAAACTCAAAGGAATTGACGGGGGCCCGCACAAGCGGTGGAGCATGTGGTTTAATTCGAAGCAACGCGAAGAACCTTACCAGGTCTTGACATCCTCTGACACTCCTGGAGACAGGACGTTCCCCTTCGGGGGACAGAGTGACAGGTGGTGCATGGTTGTCGTCAGCTCGTGTCGTGAGATGTTGGGTTAAGTCCCGCAACGAGCGCAACCCTTGATCTTAGTTGCCAGCATTCAGTTGGGCACTCTAAGGTGACTGCCGGTGACAAACCGGAGGAAGGTGGGGATGACGTCAAATCATCATGCCCCTTATGACCTGGGCTACACACGTGCTACAATGGATGGTACAAAGGGCAGCGAAGCCGCGAGGTGAAGCCAATCCCATAAAACCATTCTCAGTTCGGATTGCAGGCTGCAACTCGCCTGCATGAAGCCGGAATCGCTAGTAATCGCGGATCAGCATGCCGCGGTGAATACGTTCCCGGGCCTTGTACACACCGCCCGTCACACCACGGGAGTTTGTAACACCCGAAGTCGGTGGGGTAACCGCAAGGGGCCAGCCGCCTAAGGTGGGACAGATGACTGGGGTGAAGTCGTAACAAGGTAGCCGTATCGGAAGGTGCGGCTGGATCACCTCCTTTCTAAGGATATTGCCTTTGGGCAATCGGAATGCGGACCTTCGGTCCGTAAGTTGACCGCTTGTTTGTTTAGTTTTGAGGGAGCAATTCCTCAAGACTTTTTTGTTCCTTGAAAACTGGATAATGTAAGAAGAAGTAACCAAGAAGAACCGAGTGATCGCCATTTTAGTTTTCTCTCTTATTTAAGAGTGAATGAACCTTTTAGGTTAAGTTAGAAAGGGCGCACGGTGGATGCCTGGCGACTAGGTAGCTATGTGCGGACGGGATAAGTGCTGAAAGCATCTAAGCATGAAGCCCCCCTCAAGATGAGATTTCCCACAGTGTTAAACTGGTAAGATCCCTGAAAGACGATCAGGTTGATAGGTCAGAGGTGGAAGCGCGGCGACGCGTGGAGCTGACTGATACTAATAGATCGAGGACTTAACCAATTCAAAATGATCATTCGTTCTTCGAACTTCTTCTAATTATCCAGTTTTGAGGGAATGAAATTTCTCTTGAAAAAAATCAAAAAGACATTATAATA is a genomic window containing:
- a CDS encoding nucleotidyltransferase-like protein; translated protein: MEDILRPIYQERASQANTLGVLVVEKKEKNSPATDFFDAILLVIVNDADEPITIKHYSYGTRKAALHTITESTLQEWMLLGTNKKIFEWLYSGKVVFDRNEYFKKLLIEFRDFPFYGRKIKMGIEFAKLIRRYLDGKAFFDNGQYLDAFNHVVHSLHHLARLAVIENGFHPELTVWNQVKQIDPELFKLYEELVTSDEGIEKRLELLFLASEFLIHSRTKVGAAHLLDVLKTKDEWTIGEIMNDEELKHYSVDLSVLLEYLAEKQLVEAFRVETKSAGLFHRYYRIGYES